One Myxococcus xanthus genomic region harbors:
- a CDS encoding TIGR02266 family protein, protein MTESNQAAVGLVVKLPFATPEEFLAKYGPNVSRGGIYLRARAVKPPGTAVTLDLKLAGGERIIHAAAVVHYVTGQGGQGVLGMGLRFLNADAPTRRFLDSLVVTLPHAQSDVPPVPPNVGPPDYTVTPTEQAPVALASELYAPAPVPGSASAEAAAAPPRMISNAALNLSSEDPKRAGVVIGIDLGTTNSCAAYVRNGKPGVLPSREGHNTVPSIIAVNTRGKLVVGHPAKGQMLTNPRQTVYGAKRLVGRPFASPVVEQLKDRFHYEIAASENGDAGVKLGEDVYTLQQISALILREVREVAQNQLGHQVSRAVVTVPAYYNDNQRQAVREAGKLAGLYIERILNEPTSAALAYGFGRKLNQRVLVYDLGGGTFDASVLELNDNVYEVISTGGDTFLGGIDFDSSLVTYLLDEFQKTTGRAFQGDRVALQRINDAAERAKCALSERSEVRVHVAFVTMIDSKPCDLDVMLSRQKLVELTEGLVDRTLQVCEEVLRAKKVTPQDIDEVILVGGQSRFPLVHEKITKFFGKPPSKGVHPDEAVALGAALLAHSLGQLEGVVLIDVLPMAIGVGLPGGRFKAVMERNTSLPSTKSYTLATHRDGQTELELTVFQGDSDKAADNEYLGTLKLEGLPKLPRGAVQVNVTFEVSNESLLKVTAREASSGREVTSTFTTRDTPEAVKARLAQLESEAPPAPGPAAAARSAGHAGATATGPAAPVKVPMATAASASAARPVLVRPASSAPVSSIPSVSVAVAPKQKGFMGWLKGLFGRA, encoded by the coding sequence TTGACGGAATCGAATCAGGCGGCGGTCGGGCTCGTCGTGAAGCTGCCCTTCGCGACGCCCGAGGAGTTCCTGGCGAAGTACGGCCCGAATGTGAGCCGGGGTGGCATCTACCTGCGCGCACGCGCGGTGAAGCCGCCGGGGACGGCCGTCACCTTGGATCTCAAGCTGGCGGGCGGGGAACGCATCATCCACGCGGCGGCTGTCGTTCACTACGTCACAGGTCAGGGCGGCCAGGGTGTGCTCGGCATGGGCCTGCGCTTCCTGAACGCGGATGCGCCCACCCGCCGGTTCCTGGATTCGCTGGTCGTCACCCTGCCCCACGCCCAGTCGGATGTTCCCCCGGTTCCTCCCAATGTAGGGCCACCGGACTACACCGTCACACCCACGGAGCAGGCGCCCGTCGCACTCGCCTCCGAGCTCTACGCGCCGGCCCCCGTGCCAGGCAGTGCTTCAGCCGAGGCAGCCGCCGCGCCGCCGCGGATGATCTCCAACGCGGCGTTGAACCTCAGCTCGGAGGACCCGAAGCGCGCCGGTGTCGTCATCGGCATCGACCTGGGGACGACGAACTCGTGCGCGGCCTACGTCCGCAACGGCAAGCCGGGCGTGCTGCCCAGCCGCGAGGGCCACAACACGGTGCCCTCCATCATCGCCGTCAACACGCGCGGCAAGCTGGTGGTGGGCCACCCCGCCAAGGGGCAGATGCTCACCAATCCGCGCCAGACGGTGTACGGCGCCAAGCGGCTGGTGGGCCGGCCCTTCGCGTCCCCGGTGGTGGAGCAGCTCAAGGACCGCTTCCACTATGAGATCGCGGCCAGTGAGAATGGCGACGCGGGCGTGAAGCTGGGCGAGGACGTCTACACGCTCCAACAAATCTCCGCGCTCATCCTCCGGGAGGTCCGGGAGGTGGCGCAGAACCAGTTGGGCCATCAGGTGTCCCGCGCGGTCGTCACCGTTCCCGCCTACTACAACGACAACCAGCGCCAGGCGGTGCGCGAGGCCGGGAAGCTGGCGGGCCTGTACATCGAGCGCATCCTCAACGAGCCCACCTCGGCGGCGCTGGCCTATGGCTTCGGCCGCAAGCTGAACCAGCGCGTGCTCGTCTATGACCTGGGCGGTGGCACGTTCGACGCGTCGGTGCTGGAGCTGAACGACAACGTCTACGAGGTCATCTCCACCGGCGGCGACACGTTCCTGGGCGGCATCGACTTCGACTCCTCCCTTGTCACGTACCTCCTGGACGAGTTCCAGAAGACCACGGGCCGCGCGTTCCAAGGGGACCGGGTGGCCCTGCAGCGCATCAACGACGCGGCCGAGCGCGCCAAGTGCGCGCTGTCGGAGCGTTCGGAGGTGCGGGTGCACGTCGCGTTCGTGACGATGATCGACAGCAAGCCGTGCGACCTGGACGTCATGCTCTCGCGGCAGAAGCTGGTGGAGCTGACGGAGGGGTTGGTGGATCGCACCCTCCAGGTCTGCGAGGAGGTCCTCCGCGCGAAGAAGGTGACGCCGCAGGACATCGACGAGGTCATCCTCGTCGGTGGGCAGAGCCGCTTCCCGCTGGTGCACGAGAAGATCACGAAGTTCTTCGGCAAGCCGCCCAGCAAGGGCGTGCACCCGGACGAGGCCGTGGCGCTGGGCGCGGCGCTGCTGGCCCACAGCCTGGGGCAGTTGGAAGGCGTGGTGCTCATCGACGTGCTGCCCATGGCCATTGGCGTGGGCCTGCCTGGTGGCCGCTTCAAGGCGGTGATGGAGCGCAACACGTCGCTGCCGTCGACGAAGAGCTACACCCTGGCCACGCACCGCGACGGCCAGACGGAGCTGGAGCTCACGGTGTTCCAGGGCGACTCCGACAAGGCCGCTGACAACGAGTACCTGGGCACGCTGAAGCTGGAGGGCCTGCCGAAGCTCCCGCGTGGCGCCGTGCAGGTGAACGTCACCTTCGAGGTCAGCAACGAGTCGCTGCTGAAGGTCACCGCGCGCGAGGCCTCGTCGGGCCGCGAGGTGACGAGCACCTTCACCACACGCGACACCCCGGAGGCCGTGAAGGCGCGGCTGGCGCAGCTCGAGTCGGAGGCGCCGCCGGCGCCTGGGCCGGCAGCCGCGGCACGGAGCGCGGGCCACGCCGGGGCCACGGCCACGGGGCCAGCCGCTCCGGTGAAGGTGCCCATGGCCACGGCCGCCTCCGCGTCGGCCGCGCGGCCGGTGCTCGTTCGGCCCGCGTCATCGGCTCCCGTGTCCTCGATTCCCTCTGTCAGTGTGGCTGTTGCACCCAAGCAGAAGGGCTTCATGGGGTGGCTCAAGGGGTTGTTCGGAAGAGCCTGA
- the guaA gene encoding glutamine-hydrolyzing GMP synthase yields the protein MDLHAEKILILDFGSQYTQLIARRVRELGVYCEIHRPDLPAEDIRKYAPRGIILSGGPASVEAPDSPRCDPFVFEAGVPVLGICYGLQLTAKLLGGKIDRSAHREFGNAEVEVLARRGPFAEFTPGDRVQVWMSHGDRVEALPPGFEAIGRSGNSPFAATAHATKPWFGVQFHPEVVHTPQGKAMLRAFVFNECKVSGSWTMKGFIDEAVGTIRRQVGEHGRVICALSGGVDSSVAALLLHRAIGPRLQCIFVDNGVLRQNERAQVEALFVDRFHVPLKTVDARQRFLDKLAGVTDPEKKRKIIGREFIAVFEEAARDVQDAEFLAQGTLYPDVIESVSYKGPSVTIKSHHNVGGLPETMKLKLVEPLRELFKDEVRALGRELGLPDEMVSRQPFPGPGLAIRVLGEVTEQRLELVRRADAIVQEEIRSAGLYKEVWQAFAVLLPVQSVGVMGDERTYESTCVLRAVTSVDGMTADWARLPFPVLERISTRITNEVRGINRVAYDISSKPPATIEWE from the coding sequence GTGGACCTGCACGCCGAAAAAATCCTGATCCTCGATTTCGGGAGCCAGTACACCCAGCTCATCGCCCGGCGCGTCCGCGAGCTGGGCGTCTATTGCGAAATCCACCGCCCGGACCTCCCGGCGGAGGACATCCGCAAGTACGCTCCCCGCGGCATCATCCTCTCTGGCGGACCGGCGTCCGTGGAGGCCCCGGACTCCCCCCGGTGCGACCCGTTCGTCTTCGAAGCCGGCGTCCCCGTGCTGGGCATCTGCTACGGCCTCCAGCTCACCGCCAAGCTGCTGGGCGGCAAGATTGACCGGAGCGCCCACCGCGAGTTCGGCAACGCGGAGGTGGAGGTGCTGGCCCGCCGCGGCCCCTTCGCCGAATTCACCCCCGGGGACAGGGTCCAGGTCTGGATGAGCCACGGCGACCGGGTGGAGGCGCTGCCCCCCGGCTTCGAGGCCATTGGCCGCAGCGGCAATTCGCCCTTCGCCGCCACCGCCCACGCGACGAAGCCCTGGTTCGGCGTCCAGTTCCACCCGGAGGTGGTCCACACGCCGCAGGGCAAGGCCATGCTGCGCGCCTTCGTCTTCAACGAGTGCAAGGTCAGCGGCTCGTGGACGATGAAGGGCTTCATCGACGAGGCCGTGGGCACCATCCGCCGCCAGGTGGGTGAGCACGGCCGGGTCATCTGCGCGCTGTCGGGCGGCGTGGACAGCTCCGTGGCCGCGCTGCTGCTGCACCGGGCCATTGGCCCCCGGCTCCAGTGCATCTTCGTGGACAACGGGGTGCTGCGGCAGAACGAGCGCGCCCAGGTGGAGGCGCTCTTCGTGGACCGCTTCCACGTCCCGCTGAAGACGGTGGATGCCCGCCAGCGCTTCCTGGACAAGCTGGCCGGAGTGACGGACCCGGAGAAGAAGCGGAAGATCATCGGCCGCGAGTTCATCGCCGTGTTCGAGGAGGCCGCGCGCGACGTGCAGGACGCGGAGTTCCTGGCCCAGGGCACGCTGTACCCGGACGTCATCGAGTCCGTGTCGTACAAGGGCCCCTCCGTCACCATCAAGAGCCACCACAACGTGGGCGGCCTGCCGGAGACGATGAAGCTCAAGCTGGTGGAGCCACTGCGCGAGCTCTTCAAGGACGAGGTCCGCGCCCTGGGCCGCGAGCTGGGGCTGCCGGATGAGATGGTGTCCCGCCAGCCGTTCCCCGGCCCGGGTCTGGCCATCCGCGTCCTGGGCGAAGTCACCGAGCAGCGCCTGGAGCTGGTGCGGCGCGCGGATGCCATCGTCCAGGAGGAGATTCGCAGCGCCGGCCTCTACAAGGAGGTCTGGCAGGCCTTCGCGGTGCTGCTGCCGGTGCAGAGCGTGGGCGTCATGGGCGACGAGCGCACCTACGAGTCCACCTGCGTGCTGCGCGCCGTCACCAGCGTGGACGGCATGACGGCGGACTGGGCCCGGCTGCCGTTCCCCGTGCTGGAGCGCATCTCCACGCGCATCACGAACGAGGTGCGCGGCATCAACCGCGTCGCCTACGACATCTCGTCCAAGCCCCCCGCGACCATCGAATGGGAGTAG
- the guaB gene encoding IMP dehydrogenase, with the protein MLNPDIRLALTFDDVLLVPGESSVVPKDVDLTTRLTRNLRLNIPLLSAAMDTVTESRTAIAMAQEGGIGVIHKNMTPEQQALEVLKVKKFESGMVVDPVTIEPEAPLGRALELMRLHGVSGIPVVKGQRLVGIVTSRDVRFETNFTQTVESMMTRKLVTGREGITQEDAQKLLHEHRIEKLLVVNDAFELKGLITIKDIEKRRTHPNAAKDGMGRLLCAAAVGVSADREARVEALIKAGVDVIVVDTAHGHSTAVLDGVRDTRKNFQGFELIAGNVATAEATRALIQAGVDAVKVGIGPGSICTTRVVAGVGVPQVTAVDDCVREAQKHDVPIISDGGIKYSGDIVKALAAGANTVMVGSLFAGTEESPGDVILYQGRSYKSYRGMGSLGAMKQGAKDRYFQADVEAVKLVPEGIEGRVPYKGTLAMNVHQMLGGIRSGMGYVGCRTIDELRTQATFVRITSAGLKESHVHDVIITEEAPNYRVG; encoded by the coding sequence ATGCTCAACCCCGATATCCGGCTCGCCCTCACTTTCGACGACGTCCTGCTGGTCCCGGGCGAGAGCTCGGTCGTCCCCAAGGACGTCGACCTGACGACCCGGCTCACTCGCAATCTCCGTCTCAACATCCCCCTCCTGTCGGCGGCCATGGACACCGTCACGGAGTCCCGGACCGCCATCGCCATGGCCCAGGAGGGCGGCATTGGTGTCATCCACAAGAACATGACGCCCGAGCAGCAGGCGCTCGAGGTCCTCAAGGTCAAGAAGTTCGAAAGCGGCATGGTGGTGGACCCCGTCACCATCGAACCGGAGGCCCCGCTGGGCCGCGCGCTGGAGCTGATGCGCCTTCACGGCGTGTCCGGCATCCCGGTGGTGAAGGGCCAGCGACTGGTGGGCATCGTCACCAGCCGCGACGTGCGCTTCGAGACCAACTTCACCCAGACGGTGGAGTCGATGATGACGCGCAAGCTCGTCACCGGCCGCGAAGGCATCACGCAGGAAGATGCGCAGAAGCTGCTGCACGAGCACCGCATCGAGAAGCTCCTCGTCGTCAATGACGCCTTCGAGCTCAAGGGCCTCATCACCATCAAGGACATCGAGAAGCGCCGCACGCACCCCAACGCGGCCAAGGACGGCATGGGCCGCCTGCTGTGCGCCGCCGCCGTGGGTGTGTCCGCGGACCGCGAGGCCCGCGTGGAGGCGCTCATCAAGGCCGGCGTGGACGTCATCGTCGTGGACACCGCGCACGGTCACTCCACCGCGGTGCTGGATGGCGTGCGCGACACCCGGAAGAACTTCCAGGGCTTCGAGCTCATCGCCGGCAACGTCGCCACCGCCGAGGCCACCCGCGCGCTCATCCAGGCCGGCGTGGACGCGGTGAAGGTGGGCATCGGCCCCGGCTCCATCTGCACCACCCGCGTGGTGGCCGGCGTGGGCGTGCCCCAGGTGACGGCCGTGGATGACTGCGTCCGCGAGGCCCAGAAGCACGACGTGCCCATCATCTCCGACGGCGGCATCAAGTACTCGGGCGACATCGTCAAGGCGCTGGCCGCGGGCGCCAACACGGTGATGGTCGGCTCGCTCTTCGCAGGCACCGAGGAGTCCCCGGGCGACGTCATCCTGTACCAGGGCCGCAGCTACAAGAGCTACCGCGGCATGGGCAGCCTGGGCGCCATGAAGCAGGGCGCCAAGGACCGCTACTTCCAGGCGGACGTGGAGGCCGTGAAGCTGGTGCCCGAGGGCATCGAGGGCCGCGTGCCGTACAAGGGCACCCTGGCGATGAACGTCCACCAGATGCTGGGCGGCATCCGCAGCGGCATGGGCTACGTGGGCTGCCGCACCATCGACGAGCTGCGCACCCAGGCCACCTTCGTCCGCATCACCTCGGCCGGGCTCAAGGAGAGCCACGTGCACGACGTCATCATCACCGAGGAAGCACCGAACTACCGCGTCGGGTAG